One part of the Leucoraja erinacea ecotype New England chromosome 17, Leri_hhj_1, whole genome shotgun sequence genome encodes these proteins:
- the si:dkey-148a17.6 gene encoding leukotriene B4 receptor 1 has product MMELSNSTGEADLSLSTGVQVAASIILGATCLIGVPGNSIVVWVVLSKMKRRPSTILLILNLAIADLVVLITLPLWIYSINNGWVFGEISCKVLAYLIYCNLYGSVFFITLMSMDRFMAVIYPFASQRWRTERSVCKVVPVVWALAFLFAVPVILVKKVQTIDGQPTCSVREYDSDAQQITSLAVETFIGFVIPLTVLAVCYAHVARRVSQMTFKSKNRSEMLIASIVIAFVICWLPYHVCNVIEFASLMVDPGSDAFSVLANISEVGSYVSGALAFFSSAINPLLYAFAAKSLRNGFRSSVMVKVFEQMAQSTKDEYTMERFNTTNGESIQDR; this is encoded by the coding sequence ATGATGGAGCTGTCAAACAGCACGGGAGAAGCTGATCTCTCTCTCAGCACGGGAGTTCAGGTAGCAGCAAGCATCATCCTTGGAGCAACCTGTCTCATTGGGGTCCCCGGCAATTCCATCGTCGTCTGGGTGGTATTGTCCAAGATGAAGAGGCGACCGTCCACTATTCTGCTCATCCTCAACCTGGCCATCGCAGATCTCGTCGTTCTGATCACATTGCCCCTGTGGATTTACTCCATCAACAACGGCTGGGTCTTTGGCGAGATTTCGTGCAAGGTCCTCGCCTACCTGATCTACTGCAACCTGTACGGCAGTGTGTTCTTCATCACGCTGATGAGCATGGACCGCTTCATggccgtcatctatccattcgcCTCCCAACGCTGGCGGACGGAGAGGTCTGTCTGCAAGGTAGTCCCCGTGGTTTGGGCACTGGCCTTTCTCTTTGCAGTCCCTGTTATTCTAGTGAAAAAGGTTCAGACTATAGACGGCCAGCCCACGTGTTCAGTCCGCGAGTACGATTCGGATGCCCAGCAAATTACTTCCCTTGCGGTGGAGACATTCATTGGGTTTGTGATTCCTCTCACAGTGCTTGCTGTCTGCTACGCTCACGTCGCTAGAAGGGTGAGCCAAATGACCTTCAAGAGTAAAAACAGGTCTGAGATGCTGATCGCCAGCATCGTCATAGCATTTGTGATCTGCTGGCTCCCTTACCACGTGTGTAACGTGATTGAATTTGCCTCCCTGATGGTGGACCCGGGTTCGGATGCATTTAGCGTACTGGCGAATATTTCCGAGGTCGGGTCGTACGTATCTGGGGCATTAGCCTTCTTCAGCAGCGCCATTAACCCTCTGCTCTATGCGTTCGCTGCCAAGAGTCTACGGAACGGCTTTCGGTCTTCGGTGATGGTAAAAGTCTTTGAGCAAATGGCTCAGTCCACAAAAGATGAATACACCATGGAGCGCTTTAATACTACAAATGGGGAAAGTATCCAAGATCGGTAA
- the LOC129705068 gene encoding leukotriene B4 receptor 1-like, producing the protein MELSNSTGEADLSIITGVRVATSIIFGATCLIGIPGNSIVIWVILFKMKRRPSTILLILNLAIADLVVLITLPPWIYSINNGWVFGEISCKVLTYLIYCNLYGSVFFITLMSVDRFMAVIYPFASQRWRKETSVCKVVPVVWTLPFLFAVPVILVKRVQTIDGQPTCSAHKYDSKALQITSLAVETFIGFVIPLTVLAICYAHVARRVSQMTFKSKNRSEMLIASIVIAFVICWLPSHVCNVIQFTSLMVDPGSDAFSVLAHISKFGSYVSGALAFISSAINPLLYAFAAKSLRNGFRSSVMVKVFEQMAQSTKDEYAMERFNTTKV; encoded by the coding sequence ATGGAGCTGTCAAACAGCACGGGAGAAGCTGATCTCTCTATCATCACAGGAGTTCGGGTAGCAACAAGCATCATCTTTGGAGCAACTTGTCTCATTGGGATCCCCGGCAATTCCATCGTCATCTGGGTGATATTGTTCAAGATGAAAAGGCGACCGTCCACCATTCTGCTCATCCTCAACCTGGCCATCGCAGATCTCGTCGTTCTGATCACGTTGCCCCCGTGGATTTACTCCATCAACAACGGCTGGGTCTTTGGTGAGATTTCGTGCAAGGTCCTCACCTATCTGATCTACTGCAACCTGTACGGCAGTGTGTTCTTCATCACGCTGATGAGCGTGGATCGCTTCATGGCGGTCATCTATCCATTCGCCTCCCAACGCTGGCGGAAGGAGACATCTGTTTGCAAGGTAGTGCCCGTGGTTTGGACACTGCCCTTTCTCTTTGCTGTCCCTGTTATTCTAGTGAAAAGGGTTCAGACTATCGACGGCCAGCCCACGTGCTCAGCCCACAAGTACGATTCGAAAGCCCTGCAAATTACTTCACTTGCGGTGGAGACATTCATTGGGTTTGTGATTCCTCTCACGGTGCTTGCTATCTGCTACGCTCACGTCGCTAGAAGGGTGAGCCAAATGACCTTCAAGAGTAAAAACAGGTCTGAGATGCTGATCGCCAGCATCGTCATAGCATTTGTGATCTGCTGGCTTCCTTCCCACGTGTGCAACGTGATTCAATTTACCTCCCTGATGGTGGACCCGGGTTCGGATGCATTTAGCGTACTGGCGCATATTTCCAAGTTCGGGTCGTACGTATCTGGggcattagccttcatcagcagCGCCATTAACCCACTGCTCTATGCGTTCGCTGCCAAGAGTTTACGGAACGGTTTTCGGTCTTCGGTGATGGTAAAAGTCTTTGAGCAAATGGCTCAGTCCACAAAAGACGAATACGCCATGGAGCGCTTTAATACTACAAAAGTGTAA